TCCAAAACATCCAAAAGTGAATTGTCTTCACCTTCCACAAAAGGGGCATCCATCGAAACATGTCTCGCAGCTACACCAAGTGTGGTTTCTACTTCTTCCGTTGGAATCTCGAGCAAGGTAGCAAGTTCTTCAGGAGAGGGTTCTCTCTCATATTCCTGCTCCAGTTCTGAAAACGCCCTGTTGATTTTATTGAGTGAACCCACCTTGTTGAGCGGGAGTCTGACGATACGGCTTTGTTCTGCGAGAGCCTGAAGAATGGATTGACGAATCCACCACACGGCATAAGAGATAAATTTAAATCCTCTGGTTTCATCAAATCTCTGAGCGGCTTTGATCAAACCGAGGTTGCCCTCGTTGATTAAATCCGATAAAGACAAACCTTGATTCTGGTATTGCTTGGCGACCGAAACCACAAAACGCAAATTGGCTTTTGTCAATCTCTCGAGTGCACTTTGATCACCTTGTTTGATCAATTTTGCCAATTCCACTTCTTCCTCCGGGGTGAGGAGATCTACTTTTCCGATTTCCTGAAGGTATTTTTCCAGAGACTGACTTTCCCTGTTGGTAATTGATTTGGTGATTTTTAATTGACGCATCAGGCTTTATCTTTAGCTAAGAGATTGAATATGAATATAATGAAAATAAGAATTGGTACAAATAACATACGATTGGATGATTTGACATCCATTCAGCTATTTGACCAAAACAACCCTATTAATGAATTCTCGTCAAAAAAAGTTCATAAATAATCGAAAAAATCAGGAAACAAGTTAATATTGCCCGTCTTTAAGTCTTGTTTTTCTTTACTTGATCAATATAATTGTATGGCCAGAGTTTCTTTCCAGACAGAATTTATGTTTAAAGCATCGCCCTCCATCATCTATCTTTTTGTCACACAACCGACCGCCATCATCCGTTGGTTTTGTGACCAGGTGGATAATGTGGGAGATGAATATACTTTTTCATGGGACGGTGACGAGGAAAGCGCAAAATTGGCCATCGATATTGAAGATGAACTGGTGCAATATGTCTGGCACGATAGACCGGATGAGTATTTGCAGTTCAGAATTTACAAAACCCCGATCACAAATGAGACCATTCTCGAAGTGACCGATTATTGTGACGACGACGAGGTCCAGGAACAAAAGGACATCTGGGAGGTTTATATCAAGAAGTTTAAGACTTTTTGCGGAGGTTGATTTGCCTGGAACAAGTTGGTTTTTGAATTGGATGAATA
This window of the Saprospiraceae bacterium genome carries:
- a CDS encoding sigma-70 family RNA polymerase sigma factor — encoded protein: MRQLKITKSITNRESQSLEKYLQEIGKVDLLTPEEEVELAKLIKQGDQSALERLTKANLRFVVSVAKQYQNQGLSLSDLINEGNLGLIKAAQRFDETRGFKFISYAVWWIRQSILQALAEQSRIVRLPLNKVGSLNKINRAFSELEQEYEREPSPEELATLLEIPTEEVETTLGVAARHVSMDAPFVEGEDNSLLDVLENDSTPATDSMLEYKDSLRREIERALGTLTDRQADVIKLYFGLGLEHPESLEDIGDKFGLTRERVRQIKDKAINKLRSTTRSKLLKQYLGI
- a CDS encoding activator of HSP90 ATPase 1 family protein; the encoded protein is MARVSFQTEFMFKASPSIIYLFVTQPTAIIRWFCDQVDNVGDEYTFSWDGDEESAKLAIDIEDELVQYVWHDRPDEYLQFRIYKTPITNETILEVTDYCDDDEVQEQKDIWEVYIKKFKTFCGG